One genomic window of Hymenobacter sp. J193 includes the following:
- a CDS encoding protease inhibitor I42 family protein: MKLLPIHIRRFLCVSVLLIAGLMSTQDARADIVTLNANDNGKQVQLNVGDQLILRLPTISPRFGWRLTQTYPGQLTVTNTHSLPGISSGVPGAPATFEIHFQAVGTGGLDLALVSAQPGSGYAALGGFFHVFITIDKPGVAKNVNITEYGNHSRVKVNQGDQLLIRLDNTVGSQYTWEVLPLDDSVLQLLPTPAEKPAKKPKKRKAGSEDDVTFQFQALKPGRTTLRFLYRNATSNEAPPKRDFEVDVEVPEPPK; encoded by the coding sequence ATGAAGCTACTGCCTATCCACATCCGACGTTTTCTCTGTGTGAGTGTGCTGCTCATAGCCGGGCTGATGAGCACTCAAGATGCCCGAGCCGACATCGTCACGCTCAACGCCAACGACAACGGCAAGCAGGTGCAGCTGAACGTGGGCGACCAGCTGATTCTTCGGCTGCCGACCATTTCCCCGCGCTTTGGCTGGCGCCTGACGCAAACCTACCCGGGGCAGCTGACGGTGACGAATACGCACAGCCTGCCGGGCATCAGTAGCGGCGTGCCGGGGGCACCGGCTACCTTCGAAATCCACTTCCAAGCGGTGGGAACGGGTGGCCTGGACCTGGCCTTAGTATCGGCTCAACCGGGGAGCGGATATGCAGCTTTAGGTGGCTTCTTCCACGTGTTTATCACCATCGACAAGCCGGGCGTGGCCAAAAACGTGAACATCACGGAATACGGCAACCATAGTCGGGTGAAAGTAAACCAGGGCGACCAACTGCTCATCCGCCTCGACAACACCGTAGGCTCGCAGTACACCTGGGAAGTGCTGCCGCTTGACGACAGCGTGCTGCAGCTGCTACCTACCCCGGCCGAGAAGCCAGCGAAGAAACCGAAAAAGCGCAAAGCCGGCAGCGAAGACGATGTTACGTTCCAGTTTCAGGCCCTGAAGCCGGGCCGCACCACGCTGCGCTTTCTCTACCGCAATGCCACCAGCAACGAAGCGCCGCCCAAGCGTGACTTCGAGGTAGACGTGGAAGTACCCGAGCCGCCCAAATAG
- a CDS encoding Uma2 family endonuclease gives MPVITDISQLDLTKTYTYADYLTWQLDEFVELIRGKVRRMSPAPRVRHQSISFNLGGVIRTALRGKTCRGFAAPFDVRLLKTSANGDAQMTTVVQPDLCVVCDLGKLDEFGCVGAPDWIIEILSPGNTAHDSKTKFDLYEENGVLEYWMVDPGQKNVIIYTLKNDQYELRGEFYQPGPIPVATLPGVELEWTEVFEGI, from the coding sequence ATGCCCGTCATCACCGATATTTCTCAGCTCGACCTCACTAAAACCTACACCTACGCCGATTACCTCACCTGGCAGTTGGATGAGTTTGTGGAGTTGATCCGCGGCAAAGTGCGCCGCATGAGCCCCGCCCCGCGCGTACGGCACCAATCTATTTCCTTCAACCTGGGAGGAGTAATCAGAACGGCTTTGCGCGGTAAGACCTGCCGGGGCTTCGCCGCGCCGTTCGATGTTCGCTTGCTGAAAACCTCCGCCAACGGAGACGCCCAGATGACTACCGTGGTGCAGCCCGACCTCTGCGTGGTGTGCGACCTGGGTAAGCTGGACGAGTTTGGCTGCGTGGGTGCGCCCGATTGGATTATCGAAATCCTAAGCCCCGGTAACACCGCTCACGACAGCAAAACCAAGTTCGATCTGTACGAAGAGAACGGCGTGCTGGAATACTGGATGGTGGACCCCGGCCAGAAAAACGTCATCATCTATACCCTTAAAAACGACCAGTATGAGCTGCGGGGAGAGTTCTACCAGCCCGGACCCATTCCGGTAGCCACGCTACCCGGGGTAGAGCTGGAATGGACAGAGGTATTCGAAGGAATATAA
- the pbpC gene encoding penicillin-binding protein 1C has product MKRRIILRLLAGFGLLLLVLLGLDWAFPLPPAPQYSPIVLAADGSVLHAYLNPTQKWRMKTELREITPVLRKAIIEKEDRWFRWHFGVNPVALVQAAGRNLFGKGRTTGASTITMQVARLLEPKERTFGNKLLEMLRATQLEAHYSKDEILQLYLNLVPYGGNVEGVKSAALLYFQQTPDYLSLAQTVTLAIIPNRPRGLILGKNNASVLQERNRWLQRFGEAGLFPKDDVEDALLEPLDVQRHAAPVLAPHLSRRLVRQFPRQAIIRSSLQRSKQSKAEDLTRNYVRRLRELGITQAAVLVVNNRTRQVEAYVGSADFRDFAGQGQNDGVVAVRSPGSTLKPFLYALAMDRGLVTPKQLLPDVPTNFQGYRPENFDKHCNGEVTLERALAFSLNIPAVRVLNQLGVPTFTDKLRQAGFQSVTRNRARLGLSSILGGCGASLEELTNLYVTLADAGKYAPLSLVSAPASKQKAVLLSEASAFLTTDILAQLTRPDLPLGAASSMRLPKVAWKTGTSYGRRDAWSIGYNRQYTIGVWVGNFSGQGSPALTGSDVATPLLFDLFNTLAYNSPNDWFVPPAALDFRLVCAESGLVPGENCPNQVIDYFLPGVSNGLRCQHVREVLVSADGSFTYCRTCAPAAGYRRELYPNLLPEVAAYKQDQGIPYRRLPPHNPLCQLVRGTERAPTITSPAANTEYVLNRHEQQQLLLSCTTDNEVRQVHWYVNDKFLRTAAATERVFFRPQPGPLKISCADDHGRNTDVLVTVTEL; this is encoded by the coding sequence GTGAAACGCCGCATCATTTTACGTCTTCTGGCGGGCTTCGGCTTGTTGCTGCTGGTTCTGCTGGGGTTGGATTGGGCGTTTCCGCTGCCGCCCGCGCCGCAGTACTCGCCCATTGTGCTGGCAGCCGATGGCTCGGTGCTGCACGCCTACCTCAACCCCACCCAGAAGTGGCGGATGAAAACCGAGCTGCGCGAAATCACGCCGGTGCTGCGCAAGGCCATTATCGAGAAGGAAGACCGGTGGTTTCGGTGGCACTTCGGGGTGAACCCCGTGGCCCTGGTGCAGGCGGCCGGGCGCAACCTCTTCGGCAAGGGGCGCACTACGGGGGCCAGCACCATTACCATGCAGGTGGCGCGGCTGCTGGAGCCCAAGGAGCGCACCTTCGGCAACAAGCTGCTGGAAATGCTGCGCGCCACCCAGCTGGAAGCCCATTACAGCAAGGACGAGATTCTGCAGCTTTACCTGAACCTGGTGCCCTACGGCGGCAACGTGGAGGGAGTGAAGTCGGCGGCGCTGCTGTACTTCCAGCAAACGCCCGATTACCTTTCCCTGGCCCAGACCGTGACGCTGGCTATCATTCCCAACCGGCCCCGGGGGCTGATACTAGGCAAAAACAACGCGTCGGTGCTCCAGGAGCGCAACCGCTGGCTGCAGCGCTTCGGAGAGGCCGGGCTTTTTCCGAAAGACGACGTGGAAGATGCCCTGCTGGAGCCGCTGGACGTGCAGCGCCACGCCGCGCCGGTGCTGGCCCCGCACCTTTCGCGCCGGCTGGTGCGGCAGTTTCCGCGCCAGGCCATCATCCGCAGCAGCCTGCAGCGCAGCAAGCAAAGCAAGGCCGAAGACCTGACGCGCAACTACGTGCGCCGCCTCCGCGAGCTGGGCATCACGCAGGCTGCCGTGCTGGTAGTAAATAACCGCACCCGGCAGGTGGAAGCCTACGTGGGCTCGGCCGATTTCCGGGACTTCGCGGGCCAGGGCCAGAACGACGGCGTGGTGGCCGTCCGCTCCCCAGGCAGTACGCTCAAGCCGTTTCTGTACGCGCTGGCCATGGACCGCGGCCTCGTCACACCCAAGCAACTACTGCCCGACGTGCCCACCAACTTCCAGGGATACCGCCCCGAGAACTTCGACAAGCACTGCAACGGGGAGGTGACGCTGGAACGGGCCCTGGCTTTCTCACTCAACATCCCGGCCGTGCGCGTGCTCAACCAACTGGGTGTGCCCACCTTCACCGACAAGCTGCGGCAGGCTGGCTTTCAGAGCGTAACGCGCAACCGCGCCCGTTTAGGCCTCAGCAGTATTCTGGGCGGCTGTGGGGCCAGCCTGGAGGAGTTGACCAACCTTTACGTGACGCTGGCCGATGCGGGAAAGTACGCGCCGCTGAGCCTTGTATCGGCCCCGGCCAGCAAGCAAAAGGCGGTGCTACTTTCTGAAGCCTCCGCTTTTCTCACCACCGACATCCTGGCCCAGCTTACCCGACCCGACCTCCCGCTGGGCGCGGCCAGCAGCATGCGCCTGCCCAAAGTTGCCTGGAAAACCGGCACCAGCTACGGCCGCCGCGACGCCTGGAGCATTGGCTACAACCGGCAGTACACCATTGGCGTGTGGGTCGGCAACTTCAGCGGGCAGGGCAGCCCGGCCCTCACGGGTTCCGACGTGGCTACGCCCCTGCTGTTCGACCTCTTCAACACGCTGGCCTACAACTCGCCCAATGACTGGTTTGTGCCGCCCGCCGCGCTGGACTTCAGGCTGGTATGCGCCGAGAGCGGGCTGGTACCGGGTGAAAACTGCCCGAATCAGGTAATCGACTATTTCCTACCGGGCGTATCCAACGGGCTGCGCTGCCAGCATGTGCGGGAGGTACTGGTGTCGGCTGATGGGAGCTTTACGTACTGCCGCACCTGCGCCCCGGCGGCGGGCTACCGCCGGGAGTTGTACCCCAATCTGCTGCCCGAAGTGGCCGCTTACAAGCAAGACCAGGGCATTCCGTACCGGCGGCTGCCGCCCCACAACCCGCTGTGTCAGCTGGTGCGCGGCACCGAGCGGGCACCGACCATTACCTCCCCGGCTGCCAACACGGAGTACGTGCTCAACCGCCACGAGCAGCAGCAACTCTTACTTAGTTGCACTACGGATAATGAGGTGCGCCAGGTGCATTGGTACGTGAACGACAAGTTTCTGCGCACCGCCGCCGCCACCGAGCGGGTATTCTTCCGGCCCCAGCCCGGGCCGCTCAAAATCTCCTGTGCCGACGACCACGGCCGCAACACCGATGTGCTGGTGACCGTGACGGAACTGTAA